In the genome of Streptomyces sp. V2I9, one region contains:
- a CDS encoding DegV family protein — MSRHVAIVTDSTAYLPRPTMERHGITAVPLTVVLGDQALEEGTEISARSLAQALQKRHSVTTSRPSPAVFAETYRAAAESGADAVVSLHLSAEFSGTYDAAVVASRGAPVPVHVVDTGMVAMALGFCALAAAETVEAGGGPDEAVAAAVKRAAGTSAYFYVDTLDYLRRGGRIGTARALLGSALAVKPILELDGGRIEMLEKVRTASRAIARLEEIVAERAGTAPVDIAVHHLAAPERAERLAERLRERVPGLAELHVSEVGAVIGAHTGPGLLGAVISLR, encoded by the coding sequence ATGTCCCGCCATGTCGCTATCGTCACCGATTCCACGGCCTACCTGCCGCGCCCGACGATGGAACGGCACGGCATCACCGCGGTGCCGCTGACCGTCGTCCTGGGCGATCAGGCGCTGGAGGAGGGCACCGAGATCTCGGCCCGCTCGCTCGCCCAGGCTCTGCAGAAACGCCACTCCGTGACCACGTCCCGCCCCAGCCCCGCGGTCTTCGCCGAGACCTACCGGGCGGCGGCCGAGAGCGGTGCGGACGCGGTGGTGTCGCTGCACCTGTCGGCGGAGTTCTCGGGTACGTACGACGCCGCGGTGGTCGCGTCGCGGGGCGCCCCCGTACCGGTACACGTGGTGGACACCGGCATGGTCGCCATGGCGCTGGGGTTCTGCGCGCTCGCCGCGGCGGAGACCGTCGAGGCGGGCGGCGGTCCGGACGAGGCGGTGGCGGCCGCCGTGAAGCGGGCCGCGGGCACCTCGGCGTACTTCTATGTCGACACGCTCGACTACCTGCGCCGGGGCGGCCGCATCGGCACGGCCCGCGCCCTCCTGGGCTCCGCGCTGGCGGTGAAGCCGATCCTGGAACTCGACGGGGGCAGGATCGAGATGCTGGAGAAGGTACGGACGGCGTCCAGGGCCATCGCCCGCCTGGAGGAGATCGTCGCCGAGCGGGCGGGTACGGCCCCGGTGGACATCGCCGTCCACCACCTCGCCGCCCCGGAGCGTGCGGAGCGCCTGGCGGAGCGGCTGCGCGAACGCGTGCCGGGGCTGGCCGAACTCCACGTCAGCGAGGTCGGCGCGGTGATCGGGGCGCACACGGGACCGGGGCTGCTCGGCGCGGTGATCTCGCTGCGGTGA
- the leuS gene encoding leucine--tRNA ligase, with protein MSETNSAAETAATHRYTAAMAADIEARWQDFWDAEGTYEAPNPTGDLAGDPEEAAKPKKFIMDMFPYPSGAGLHVGHPLGYIATDVYARHQRMTGHNVLHTLGFDAFGLPAEQYAVQTGTHPRVSTEANMENMKLQLRRLGLGHDKRRSFATIDAEYYKWTQWIFLQIFNSWYDTEADRARPIAELVEQFESGARTTPDGREWGALSATERADLLSEYRLAYASDAPVNWAPGLGTVLANEEVTADGRSERGNFPVFKAKLRQWNMRITAYADRLLNDLDGLDWPEAIKLQQRNWIGRSEGARVEFPVDTAGGITVFTTRQDTLFGATYMVLAPEHDMVERIIPAAWPEGTHPVWTGGHANPAEAVTAYRKQAAAKSDVERQAEAKDKTGVFTGAYATNPVSGEKVPVFIADYVLMGYGTGAIMAVPAHDARDFAFARAFELPMRCVVQPSDDRGTDPSTWDDAFSSYDAKLVNSANDEISLDGLGVVEAKAKITEWLREHGVGEGTVNFRLRDWLFSRQRYWGEPFPIVYDEDGIAHPLPESMLPLELPEVEDYSPRTFDPDDATAQPETPLSRNADWVDVTLDLGDGPKKYRRETNTMPNWAGSCWYELRYLDPTNSRQLVDPAIEQYWMGPREGQPTGGVDLYVGGAEHAVLHLLYARFWSKVLFDLGHISSAEPFHKLYNQGMIQAFVYRDSRGIAVPAAEVEERDGAFYHAGEKVSRVLGKMGKSLKNAVTPDEICGEYGADTLRLYEMAMGPLDVSRPWDTRAVVGQYRLLQRLWRNVVDEETGQVTVVDTEPDEDTLRALHKAIDGVGQDLEGMRFNTAIAKITELNNHLTKAGGPLSRSVAERLVLLIAPLAPHIAEELWRRLGHTESVVHQDFPVADPAYVVDETVTCVVQVKGKVRARLEVSPSITDEELEKLALADEAVVTALGGAGIRKVIVRAPKLVNIVPA; from the coding sequence ATGAGCGAGACGAATTCCGCTGCCGAGACGGCCGCGACGCACCGCTACACGGCGGCGATGGCTGCCGACATCGAGGCACGCTGGCAGGACTTCTGGGACGCCGAGGGGACGTACGAGGCGCCGAACCCCACCGGTGATCTGGCGGGCGACCCCGAGGAGGCCGCCAAGCCGAAGAAGTTCATCATGGACATGTTCCCGTACCCCTCGGGCGCGGGTCTGCACGTCGGACACCCGCTGGGCTACATCGCCACCGACGTCTACGCCCGCCACCAGCGGATGACCGGCCACAACGTGCTGCACACCCTCGGCTTCGACGCGTTCGGCCTGCCCGCCGAGCAGTACGCGGTCCAGACCGGCACGCACCCACGGGTCTCCACCGAGGCCAACATGGAGAACATGAAGCTCCAGCTGCGCAGGCTGGGCCTGGGGCACGACAAGCGCCGCTCCTTCGCGACGATCGACGCCGAGTACTACAAGTGGACGCAGTGGATCTTCCTGCAGATCTTCAACTCCTGGTACGACACCGAGGCCGACCGGGCCCGCCCGATCGCCGAGCTGGTCGAGCAGTTCGAGAGCGGTGCCCGCACCACCCCCGACGGCCGTGAGTGGGGGGCGCTGAGCGCCACCGAGCGCGCGGACCTGCTGAGCGAGTACCGCCTGGCGTACGCCTCCGACGCCCCGGTGAACTGGGCGCCCGGCCTGGGCACGGTCCTGGCCAACGAGGAGGTCACCGCCGACGGCCGCTCCGAGCGCGGCAACTTCCCCGTCTTCAAGGCCAAGCTGCGTCAGTGGAACATGCGCATCACCGCCTACGCCGACCGGCTGCTGAACGACCTGGACGGGCTGGACTGGCCCGAGGCCATCAAGCTGCAGCAGCGCAACTGGATCGGTCGCTCCGAGGGCGCCCGCGTCGAGTTCCCGGTGGACACCGCGGGCGGTATCACTGTCTTCACCACGCGCCAGGACACCCTGTTCGGCGCCACGTACATGGTGCTGGCACCCGAGCACGACATGGTGGAGCGGATCATTCCGGCCGCCTGGCCCGAGGGCACCCACCCGGTGTGGACCGGTGGCCACGCGAACCCGGCCGAGGCCGTCACCGCGTACCGCAAGCAGGCCGCCGCCAAGTCCGACGTCGAGCGACAGGCCGAGGCCAAGGACAAGACCGGCGTCTTCACCGGCGCGTACGCCACCAACCCCGTCAGCGGCGAGAAGGTCCCCGTCTTCATCGCGGACTACGTCCTGATGGGCTACGGCACCGGCGCGATCATGGCCGTACCGGCGCACGACGCGCGCGACTTCGCCTTCGCGCGCGCCTTCGAGCTGCCGATGCGCTGCGTCGTCCAGCCCTCCGACGACCGCGGGACCGACCCGTCCACCTGGGACGACGCCTTCAGCTCGTACGACGCGAAGCTGGTCAACTCCGCGAACGACGAGATCTCGCTGGACGGCCTGGGCGTCGTCGAGGCCAAGGCGAAGATCACCGAGTGGCTGCGGGAGCACGGCGTCGGCGAGGGCACCGTCAACTTCCGGCTGCGCGACTGGCTGTTCAGCCGGCAGCGCTACTGGGGCGAGCCCTTCCCGATCGTGTACGACGAGGACGGCATCGCCCACCCGCTGCCCGAGTCGATGCTGCCGCTGGAGCTGCCCGAGGTCGAGGACTACTCGCCGCGCACCTTCGACCCGGACGACGCGACGGCCCAGCCCGAGACCCCGCTGTCGCGCAATGCCGACTGGGTCGACGTCACGCTGGACCTGGGCGACGGACCGAAGAAGTACCGCCGCGAGACCAACACCATGCCCAACTGGGCCGGTTCCTGCTGGTACGAGCTGCGCTACCTGGACCCGACCAACAGCCGTCAGCTGGTCGACCCCGCGATCGAGCAGTACTGGATGGGCCCGCGCGAGGGGCAGCCCACCGGAGGCGTCGACCTGTACGTCGGCGGCGCCGAGCACGCCGTACTGCACCTGCTGTACGCGCGCTTCTGGTCGAAGGTGCTGTTCGACCTGGGCCACATCTCGTCCGCCGAGCCGTTCCACAAGCTGTACAACCAGGGCATGATCCAGGCGTTCGTCTACCGCGACAGCCGGGGCATCGCCGTCCCCGCCGCCGAGGTGGAGGAGCGCGACGGCGCTTTCTACCACGCGGGCGAGAAGGTCAGCCGCGTCCTGGGCAAGATGGGCAAGTCCCTGAAGAACGCGGTCACACCGGACGAGATCTGCGGCGAGTACGGTGCGGACACCCTGCGCCTCTACGAGATGGCGATGGGCCCGCTGGACGTGTCGCGTCCCTGGGACACCCGCGCCGTCGTCGGCCAGTACCGCCTGCTGCAGCGCCTGTGGCGCAACGTCGTCGACGAGGAGACCGGCCAGGTCACCGTCGTCGACACGGAGCCGGACGAGGACACGCTGCGCGCCCTGCACAAGGCCATCGACGGGGTCGGCCAGGATCTGGAGGGGATGCGGTTCAACACCGCCATCGCCAAGATCACCGAGCTGAACAACCACCTGACGAAGGCGGGCGGCCCGCTGTCGCGGTCCGTGGCCGAGCGGCTGGTCCTGCTGATCGCCCCGCTGGCCCCGCACATCGCGGAGGAGCTGTGGCGGCGGCTGGGCCACACCGAGTCGGTCGTCCACCAGGACTTCCCGGTGGCGGACCCGGCGTACGTCGTGGACGAGACCGTCACCTGTGTGGTCCAGGTCAAGGGCAAGGTCCGGGCCCGCCTGGAGGTATCGCCGTCGATCACGGACGAGGAGCTGGAGAAGCTGGCGCTGGCCGACGAGGCAGTCGTCACGGCGCTGGGCGGGGCGGGCATCCGCAAGGTGATCGTGCGCGCGCCGAAGCTGGTGAACATCGTCCCCGCGTGA
- a CDS encoding histidine phosphatase family protein, which translates to MNGSKSGKGRRIVLWRHGQTAWNLERRFQGSTDIELTETGVGQARRAARLLASLKPDAIVASDLRRAAATAAELSAVSGLPVAHDAALRETYAGAWQGLTHEEIIERYGEQYAAWKRGEPVRRGGGELETEVADRAAPVVLEHADKLPDDGTLVVVSHGGTIRTTIGRLLGLEAHHWEGLGGLSNCCWSVLGEGARGWRLLEHNAGTLPEPVLGDDD; encoded by the coding sequence CTGAACGGCAGCAAGAGCGGCAAGGGCCGCAGGATCGTCCTCTGGCGCCACGGCCAGACGGCGTGGAACCTGGAGCGCCGCTTCCAGGGCTCCACGGACATCGAGCTCACCGAGACCGGTGTCGGGCAGGCCCGCCGCGCCGCCCGGCTGCTCGCCTCGCTGAAGCCGGACGCCATCGTGGCGTCCGACCTCCGGCGGGCGGCGGCCACGGCCGCCGAGCTGTCCGCCGTCAGCGGTCTGCCGGTCGCCCACGACGCCGCACTCCGCGAGACGTACGCGGGCGCCTGGCAGGGGCTGACCCACGAGGAGATCATCGAGCGGTACGGCGAGCAGTACGCGGCCTGGAAGCGCGGCGAGCCGGTGCGCCGGGGCGGCGGCGAGCTGGAGACCGAGGTGGCCGACCGGGCCGCGCCGGTCGTCCTGGAGCATGCCGACAAGCTCCCGGACGACGGCACGCTCGTCGTGGTCAGTCACGGTGGCACGATCAGGACGACGATCGGCCGGCTGCTCGGTCTGGAGGCGCACCACTGGGAAGGGCTCGGCGGGCTGTCCAACTGCTGCTGGTCCGTCCTCGGGGAGGGCGCGCGCGGCTGGCGCCTGCTGGAGCACAACGCCGGAACACTTCCGGAGCCGGTGCTCGGCGACGACGACTAG
- the rsfS gene encoding ribosome silencing factor, with protein sequence MTATDRSIELINAAAQAAADRLAHDIIAYDVSDVLSITDAFLLASAPNDRQVKSIVDEIEERLQKELGAKPVRREGDRDARWILLDYVDIVIHVQHSEERVFYALERLWKDCPEIALPEDAVKTRGKADEHAQLNGGTEGDPS encoded by the coding sequence GTGACCGCCACGGACCGCTCCATCGAGCTCATCAACGCCGCCGCTCAGGCGGCCGCCGACCGGCTCGCGCACGACATCATCGCCTACGACGTCAGCGATGTGCTGTCGATCACCGACGCCTTCCTGCTGGCCTCGGCCCCCAACGACCGCCAGGTCAAGTCGATCGTCGACGAGATCGAGGAGCGGCTCCAGAAGGAGCTCGGCGCCAAGCCGGTGCGCCGCGAGGGCGACCGCGACGCCCGCTGGATCCTCCTCGACTACGTCGACATCGTCATCCACGTCCAGCACAGCGAGGAGCGCGTCTTCTACGCGCTGGAGCGCCTGTGGAAGGACTGCCCGGAGATCGCCCTCCCCGAGGACGCGGTCAAGACCCGCGGCAAGGCCGACGAGCACGCACAGCTCAACGGCGGCACGGAAGGTGACCCGAGCTGA
- a CDS encoding LCP family protein has translation MNDRQNPYDPYYQEPQIVGYDAYGQPVYQQQSRPHGRQYDQQGQGYDPYAAQQGEGLPAQEAGYGHGYDAYGNPVQQPPAYDPYGGHQGQTHQGQTHQGYTPPGQTQQGQGSGQGYGYGSYTGYGDHGYATGQQPSAVVETGEHWGIPQQGAAPAPERTGQQPPVQQRSPEAADVEAEAEAALPGQRRPAPDYRTEQFSFIEEPDEDSEDVIDWLKFTESRSERREEARRKGRNRMVALLVVAVLVVVGGVGYLWSADLIPGLSGSDGKKAVAAGAQQRDMIVVHLHDTKTGGTSTALLVDNSTTKQGTTVLLPNSLAVAGDDGTTTTLGKSVEDDGRTGTREAIDTLLGTRITGTWRLDTPYLENLVELVGNIEVDTDTDVPGAKKGESPLVNKGEAQTLSGPMAVAYATYRAEGEPEAKQLARFGEVMRATLRKISEDPKAATVTVETLLQVLDPSLPEKDLGASLAKLASRAKVGDYKTAVLPVQEDGTLTEADTRDVVRNVLGGTVKAPEAGAPLRVAVRNATGNQKAAEAARVQLVNGGYAFVAGGKAGTEASSVVLYRAAEDKAKAVEVAKTLGLSAGDVKKGEPAANADVSAVLGQDYQLP, from the coding sequence GTGAACGACCGCCAGAACCCGTACGACCCGTACTACCAGGAGCCGCAGATCGTCGGCTACGACGCGTACGGGCAGCCGGTCTACCAGCAGCAGAGCCGGCCGCACGGCCGGCAGTACGACCAGCAGGGGCAGGGCTACGACCCCTACGCCGCCCAGCAGGGAGAGGGGCTCCCGGCCCAGGAGGCCGGTTACGGCCACGGGTACGACGCGTACGGCAACCCCGTGCAACAGCCGCCGGCCTACGACCCGTACGGCGGGCACCAGGGGCAGACGCACCAGGGGCAGACGCACCAGGGGTACACGCCGCCCGGTCAGACCCAGCAGGGGCAGGGGAGCGGCCAGGGGTACGGCTACGGCTCGTACACCGGGTACGGCGACCACGGCTACGCCACCGGACAGCAGCCCTCAGCCGTCGTCGAAACCGGCGAGCACTGGGGCATCCCGCAGCAGGGCGCGGCCCCGGCGCCCGAGCGGACCGGGCAGCAGCCCCCCGTGCAGCAGCGGTCGCCGGAAGCGGCCGACGTGGAAGCGGAGGCGGAAGCCGCGCTTCCGGGGCAGCGCCGGCCCGCCCCCGACTACCGCACCGAGCAGTTCTCGTTCATCGAGGAGCCCGACGAGGACTCCGAGGACGTCATCGACTGGCTCAAGTTCACCGAGAGCCGCAGCGAGCGGCGCGAGGAGGCCCGGCGCAAGGGCCGCAACCGGATGGTCGCCCTGCTGGTCGTGGCCGTTCTCGTCGTCGTCGGCGGGGTCGGCTACCTGTGGTCCGCCGACCTGATTCCGGGCCTCTCCGGATCGGACGGGAAGAAGGCCGTCGCCGCCGGCGCCCAGCAGCGCGACATGATCGTGGTGCACCTGCACGACACGAAGACGGGCGGCACCTCGACGGCGCTGCTCGTCGACAACTCCACGACCAAGCAGGGAACCACCGTCCTGCTGCCCAACTCGCTCGCCGTCGCGGGCGACGACGGGACCACCACCACGCTCGGCAAGTCCGTGGAGGACGACGGCAGGACGGGCACCCGCGAGGCGATCGACACCCTCCTGGGCACCCGGATCACCGGCACCTGGCGGCTGGACACCCCGTACCTGGAGAACCTCGTCGAGCTGGTCGGCAACATCGAGGTCGACACCGACACCGATGTGCCCGGCGCGAAGAAGGGCGAATCGCCCCTGGTGAACAAGGGCGAGGCGCAGACGCTCAGCGGTCCGATGGCCGTCGCGTACGCCACCTACCGTGCGGAGGGCGAGCCCGAGGCCAAGCAGCTGGCGCGGTTCGGCGAGGTCATGCGGGCCACCCTGCGCAAGATCTCCGAGGACCCCAAGGCCGCGACCGTCACCGTCGAGACGCTGCTCCAGGTGCTCGATCCGTCGCTGCCCGAGAAGGACCTCGGGGCCTCACTCGCCAAGCTGGCCTCGCGCGCCAAGGTCGGCGACTACAAGACGGCCGTGCTGCCGGTCCAGGAGGACGGCACGCTCACCGAGGCCGACACCCGCGATGTCGTCAGGAACGTGCTCGGCGGCACGGTGAAGGCCCCCGAGGCGGGCGCTCCGCTCCGGGTCGCCGTACGCAACGCCACCGGGAACCAGAAGGCGGCGGAGGCCGCGCGGGTCCAGCTCGTCAACGGCGGTTACGCCTTCGTGGCCGGCGGCAAGGCGGGGACCGAGGCGTCGTCCGTCGTGCTCTACCGCGCCGCCGAGGACAAGGCGAAGGCCGTCGAGGTGGCCAAGACGCTCGGTCTTTCCGCAGGTGACGTGAAGAAGGGCGAGCCGGCCGCCAACGCCGACGTGTCCGCGGTCCTCGGCCAGGACTACCAGCTCCCGTAG
- the nadD gene encoding nicotinate-nucleotide adenylyltransferase: MGEQEVPTGPGRRRIGVMGGTFDPIHHGHLVAASEVAAQFHLDEVVFVPTGQPWQKSHKKVSPAEDRYLMTVIATASNPQFSVSRSDIDRGGPTYTIDTLRDLREVHGDADLFFITGADALSQILTWRDAEELFSLSHFIGVTRPGHVLTDDGLPKGGVSLVEVPALAISSTDCRERVAQGEPVWYLVPDGVVRYIDKRQLYRGE, encoded by the coding sequence ATGGGAGAGCAGGAAGTGCCTACCGGCCCCGGCAGACGCCGTATCGGCGTGATGGGCGGGACATTCGACCCGATCCACCATGGACACCTGGTGGCGGCCAGTGAAGTGGCCGCCCAGTTCCATCTGGACGAGGTCGTCTTCGTCCCGACCGGGCAGCCGTGGCAGAAGAGCCACAAGAAGGTCTCCCCGGCCGAGGACCGCTACCTGATGACGGTCATCGCCACCGCGTCCAACCCGCAGTTCTCCGTCAGCCGCAGTGACATCGACCGTGGCGGACCGACGTACACCATCGATACGCTGCGGGACCTGCGTGAGGTCCACGGCGACGCGGACCTCTTCTTCATCACCGGCGCCGACGCGTTGTCCCAGATCCTCACCTGGCGCGACGCGGAGGAGCTGTTCTCGCTCTCCCACTTCATCGGTGTGACCCGGCCGGGTCACGTGCTCACGGACGACGGACTGCCCAAGGGCGGTGTCTCCCTTGTGGAGGTGCCCGCGCTGGCGATCTCGTCCACGGACTGTCGTGAGAGGGTCGCGCAGGGGGAGCCGGTCTGGTACCTGGTGCCGGACGGCGTGGTCCGCTACATCGACAAGCGCCAGCTGTACCGCGGCGAATGA
- a CDS encoding M48 family metallopeptidase, translated as MTESSHENVPSRQRRRFPGISSRAYEHPADRSALVALRKLTGFDTVFKALSGLLPERSLRLLYLSDSVRVSDAQFAHLNDMLRDACYILDLEKVPPMYVKQDPQPNAMCIGLDEPIIVVTTGLVELLDEEEMRAVVGHEVGHALSGHSVYRTILLFLTGLAVKVAWIPLGNVAIMAIVTALREWFRKSELSADRAGLLVGQDIQASMRGLMKIAGGNHLHEMNVDAFLAQADEYEKGGDLRDSVLKILNVLPRTHPFTTVRAAELKKWSETREFQRLMDGHYVRRDEDKEASVTDSFRESAAHYADTVRTSKDPLMKLVGDIAGGAGDLGGKLRDKFTGAGSGSGSATSGSGAPGRPQEPEEGSPGTAGPTKG; from the coding sequence ATGACCGAAAGCAGTCACGAGAACGTGCCGAGCAGGCAGCGCCGGCGATTCCCGGGGATCTCCTCCCGGGCCTACGAGCACCCGGCCGACCGCTCGGCCCTGGTGGCCCTGCGCAAGCTGACCGGGTTCGACACCGTGTTCAAGGCGCTCAGCGGGCTGCTCCCGGAGCGCAGCCTGCGGCTGCTCTACCTCTCCGACTCCGTCCGGGTGAGCGACGCGCAGTTCGCCCACCTCAACGACATGCTGCGCGACGCGTGTTACATCCTGGACCTGGAGAAGGTCCCGCCGATGTACGTGAAGCAGGACCCGCAGCCGAACGCCATGTGCATCGGGCTGGACGAGCCGATCATCGTGGTCACCACGGGCCTGGTCGAGCTGCTCGACGAGGAGGAGATGCGGGCGGTGGTGGGCCACGAGGTGGGCCACGCCCTCTCCGGCCACTCGGTGTACCGGACGATACTGCTGTTCCTGACCGGCCTCGCCGTGAAGGTCGCCTGGATCCCGCTGGGCAATGTGGCGATCATGGCGATAGTGACGGCGCTGCGCGAGTGGTTCCGCAAGTCGGAGCTGTCCGCGGACCGGGCAGGTCTCCTGGTCGGCCAGGACATACAGGCGTCCATGCGCGGTCTGATGAAGATCGCGGGGGGCAACCACCTCCACGAGATGAACGTGGACGCGTTCCTCGCCCAGGCCGACGAGTACGAGAAGGGCGGCGACCTCCGCGACTCCGTCCTCAAGATCCTCAACGTGCTGCCCCGCACCCACCCGTTCACCACCGTGCGGGCCGCCGAGCTGAAGAAGTGGTCGGAGACCCGCGAGTTCCAGCGGCTCATGGACGGCCACTACGTGCGGCGTGACGAGGACAAGGAGGCTTCGGTCACCGACTCGTTCCGGGAGTCCGCCGCGCACTACGCGGACACGGTGCGCACGAGCAAGGACCCGCTGATGAAGCTCGTGGGCGACATCGCCGGGGGCGCCGGAGACCTGGGCGGCAAGCTGCGCGACAAGTTCACCGGAGCGGGCTCCGGCAGCGGTTCCGCTACGAGCGGGAGCGGTGCGCCGGGCCGGCCCCAGGAGCCGGAGGAGGGGAGTCCGGGGACGGCGGGGCCGACGAAGGGCTGA
- a CDS encoding glutamate-5-semialdehyde dehydrogenase yields the protein MTTLSPYDNLSPVAQTAYRARGAAADIAPLPRAAKDDALLAIADALEVRTSEIVEANALDVRRAREAGTSEGIIDRLTLTPERIRAIAADVRDVAALPDPVGEVVRGSTLPNGIDLRQVRVPLGVVGIIYEARPNVTVDAAALCLKSGNAVLLRGSSSAYASNTALVRVLRDAVGGSGLPADAVQLVPGESRDSVRELMRARGLVDVLIPRGGASLIRTVVEESTVPVIETGTGNCHVYVDAQTDLAMAVDILINSKAQRPSVCNAAETLLVHQDVADAFLPLALEALAEAGVTVHGDERVLAHAEGSKATVVAATEEDWETEYLSCDIAAAVVDSLDAAVAHIRLWSSGHTEAIVTTSQAAARRFTQLVDSTTVAVNASTRFTDGGQFGFGAEIGISTQKLHARGPMGLPELTSTKYIVTGDGHVR from the coding sequence ATGACGACGCTCTCGCCCTACGACAATCTGTCCCCGGTCGCGCAGACCGCCTACCGGGCCCGTGGAGCCGCCGCCGACATCGCGCCACTTCCGCGCGCGGCCAAGGACGACGCGCTGCTGGCCATCGCCGACGCCCTCGAAGTGCGCACGAGCGAGATCGTCGAGGCCAACGCGCTGGACGTCCGGCGCGCCCGCGAGGCCGGGACGAGCGAGGGCATCATCGACCGCCTGACCCTCACCCCGGAACGCATCCGCGCCATCGCCGCCGACGTCCGGGACGTGGCCGCCCTGCCCGATCCGGTCGGCGAGGTGGTGCGCGGCTCGACCCTGCCCAACGGCATCGACCTCCGCCAGGTGCGGGTCCCGCTCGGCGTGGTCGGCATCATCTACGAGGCCCGGCCCAACGTCACCGTCGACGCGGCCGCCCTCTGCCTCAAATCCGGCAACGCGGTCCTGCTGCGCGGCTCCTCCTCCGCCTACGCCTCCAACACCGCGCTCGTACGGGTGCTGCGCGACGCGGTCGGCGGCTCCGGACTTCCGGCCGACGCGGTGCAGCTCGTGCCGGGCGAGAGCCGTGACTCCGTACGTGAACTGATGCGGGCCCGCGGCCTGGTCGACGTCCTCATCCCGCGCGGCGGCGCCTCGCTGATCCGTACGGTCGTCGAGGAGTCCACCGTCCCCGTGATCGAGACCGGCACCGGCAACTGCCACGTCTACGTCGACGCGCAGACGGACCTGGCCATGGCGGTCGACATCCTGATCAACTCCAAGGCCCAGCGCCCCAGCGTCTGCAACGCGGCCGAGACCCTCCTCGTGCACCAGGACGTCGCGGACGCCTTCCTGCCGCTCGCCCTGGAGGCGCTCGCCGAGGCCGGGGTCACCGTCCACGGCGACGAACGCGTCCTCGCCCACGCCGAGGGGTCGAAGGCCACCGTGGTCGCCGCCACGGAGGAGGACTGGGAGACCGAGTACCTCTCCTGCGACATCGCCGCGGCGGTCGTCGACTCCCTGGACGCGGCGGTCGCCCACATCCGGCTCTGGTCCTCCGGCCACACGGAGGCGATCGTCACCACGTCACAGGCCGCCGCCCGCCGGTTCACCCAGTTGGTGGATTCGACCACGGTCGCCGTGAACGCCTCCACCCGCTTCACGGACGGCGGACAGTTCGGCTTCGGCGCCGAGATCGGCATCTCCACGCAGAAGCTGCACGCCCGGGGCCCGATGGGCCTGCCCGAGCTGACCTCGACGAAGTACATCGTCACCGGGGACGGACACGTCCGCTGA